From a single Vibrio tubiashii genomic region:
- the rpiA gene encoding ribose-5-phosphate isomerase RpiA produces the protein MTQDEMKKEAGWAALKYVEKGSIVGVGTGSTVNHFIDALATMKEEIKGAVSSSEASTKKLEELEIKVFDCNEVAGLDIYVDGADEINATRDMIKGGGAALTREKIVAAISDKFVCIVDNTKAVDVLGNFPLPVEVIPMARSYVARELVKLGGDPAYREGVITDNGNVILDVYGMQITDPKDLEDKINAIAGVVTVGLFAHRGADVVITGTPEGAKIEE, from the coding sequence ATGACTCAAGATGAAATGAAGAAAGAAGCTGGTTGGGCAGCACTTAAGTATGTCGAAAAAGGCAGCATTGTAGGTGTTGGTACGGGCTCGACGGTAAATCACTTCATCGATGCACTAGCAACCATGAAAGAAGAGATTAAAGGTGCGGTTTCAAGCTCTGAAGCGTCAACGAAGAAACTTGAAGAGTTAGAGATTAAGGTTTTCGACTGTAATGAAGTCGCGGGCCTAGATATCTATGTTGACGGTGCTGACGAAATCAACGCGACTCGCGATATGATCAAAGGCGGCGGCGCTGCCCTAACGCGTGAGAAAATCGTTGCTGCTATTTCAGACAAATTTGTTTGTATCGTCGACAACACGAAAGCGGTTGATGTACTGGGTAACTTCCCTCTACCTGTTGAAGTGATTCCAATGGCACGCTCATACGTGGCTCGCGAGTTAGTTAAGCTAGGTGGTGATCCTGCATACCGTGAAGGTGTTATCACAGACAACGGCAATGTGATTCTTGATGTTTACGGCATGCAGATTACTGATCCAAAAGATCTTGAAGATAAAATCAATGCCATCGCTGGCGTAGTTACCGTTGGTCTATTTGCCCACCGTGGTGCAGACGTAGTAATTACTGGCACGCCAGAAGGTGCAAAAATCGAAGAATAA
- a CDS encoding YecA/YgfB family protein, producing the protein MSETKLPDYLAFATELQSAGLAVNPAELHGLLTGMLSGGLSLTDKSWQPMVFDYVSEGMGWPSKVLQLAQATLDASIAELTGSGMDIEMLLPDEEASASLFDIADGLADWVNHFISGLGLVNAELKKASSDVKEALADLEEIAKLGIDEDDDLEEQAQLLEQVIEHVKACVLTIHAEFGQKKADPQQAPTIH; encoded by the coding sequence ATGAGCGAAACAAAACTACCTGATTACTTAGCATTTGCCACTGAGCTTCAGTCTGCTGGGCTTGCAGTGAACCCTGCCGAGTTGCACGGATTATTAACTGGAATGTTAAGTGGTGGCTTAAGCTTGACTGATAAAAGCTGGCAACCGATGGTTTTTGATTATGTAAGCGAAGGTATGGGCTGGCCAAGTAAAGTATTGCAACTGGCACAAGCTACGTTGGATGCAAGCATTGCTGAATTAACGGGCTCTGGTATGGATATCGAAATGCTACTACCAGACGAAGAAGCTAGCGCTTCGTTGTTTGATATTGCCGATGGTCTTGCTGATTGGGTGAACCATTTTATTTCAGGCTTAGGCTTGGTGAATGCTGAACTTAAGAAAGCGTCAAGCGATGTTAAAGAGGCGCTCGCTGATTTAGAAGAAATCGCTAAGCTCGGCATTGACGAAGATGACGATCTAGAAGAGCAGGCTCAACTACTAGAGCAAGTCATTGAGCATGTTAAAGCATGTGTATTAACTATCCATGCTGAATTTGGGCAAAAAAAAGCTGACCCTCAGCAAGCACCAACGATTCACTAA
- a CDS encoding FAD-dependent 2-octaprenylphenol hydroxylase — protein MMQSVDIAIVGGGMVGLALAAAFKDTELRIAVIESRAPESELNDLPDVRVSALSRSSETVLRNLGAWQGITQRRAAPYQAMEVWEQDSFARIEFEAQQLAQPDLGHIVENRVIQLALLEQVKQQSNVTLFMPEKCASMAIGESEAWLTLESGQALTAKLVVGADGANSWVRKQQDIPLTHWDYGHSAIVANIRTKEDHQRVARQIFTPQGPLAFLPLGEDNLSSIVWSTDPSRAERLVSMSSGEFNKALTAEFDNRLGLCKVEGERFAFPLKMRYARDFVAERVALVGDAAHTIHPLAGQGVNLGLLDAASLAQEVLQLWQAGEDIGSKRNLRSYERWRKSEAAKMIAAMQGFKDLFEGSNPAKKLIRGIGMKLAGQLPGAKDEIMKRALGLKGNLPQLAQQSRHKSQTV, from the coding sequence ATGATGCAAAGTGTAGATATCGCCATCGTTGGCGGTGGAATGGTGGGTTTGGCGCTCGCAGCAGCGTTTAAAGACACTGAATTACGTATTGCTGTGATTGAAAGTCGTGCGCCTGAGAGCGAGCTGAATGATTTGCCAGATGTGCGAGTGTCAGCGCTGAGCCGTTCGAGTGAAACGGTGTTAAGAAACCTAGGTGCATGGCAAGGTATTACTCAACGTAGAGCAGCACCTTATCAGGCGATGGAAGTGTGGGAGCAAGACAGCTTTGCTCGAATCGAATTTGAAGCTCAGCAGTTAGCTCAGCCCGATCTCGGTCATATCGTTGAAAACCGAGTTATTCAGCTTGCGCTACTTGAGCAAGTTAAGCAGCAAAGCAATGTGACTCTGTTTATGCCCGAGAAATGCGCTTCGATGGCGATAGGGGAGAGCGAAGCTTGGTTAACTTTGGAAAGCGGCCAGGCTTTAACCGCTAAGCTGGTGGTAGGTGCTGATGGGGCCAACTCTTGGGTTCGCAAGCAGCAAGATATTCCGTTAACCCATTGGGATTACGGCCACAGTGCCATCGTCGCCAATATCCGTACTAAAGAAGATCATCAACGCGTCGCAAGACAAATTTTTACCCCGCAAGGGCCATTAGCCTTTTTGCCATTAGGTGAAGATAATCTCAGTTCGATAGTCTGGTCGACGGATCCAAGTCGAGCTGAACGACTGGTGAGCATGTCTTCAGGGGAGTTCAACAAAGCGCTGACGGCTGAATTCGATAATCGCTTGGGGCTGTGTAAAGTCGAAGGGGAGCGTTTTGCTTTCCCACTGAAGATGCGTTATGCGCGTGATTTTGTTGCAGAGCGTGTGGCTTTAGTTGGCGATGCGGCGCACACCATTCACCCTCTTGCGGGACAAGGGGTAAATCTCGGTTTGCTGGATGCAGCAAGTTTAGCCCAAGAAGTGCTCCAGCTTTGGCAAGCGGGAGAAGATATTGGCTCTAAGCGCAATCTACGTAGTTATGAGCGTTGGCGTAAGTCTGAAGCGGCCAAAATGATTGCCGCAATGCAAGGGTTTAAAGATCTTTTTGAAGGAAGTAACCCAGCGAAGAAACTGATCCGTGGTATTGGGATGAAACTTGCCGGTCAATTACCGGGAGCCAAAGATGAGATCATGAAGCGAGCACTTGGTTTGAAAGGGAATTTACCTCAATTGGCCCAGCAATCAAGGCACAAATCTCAAACGGTATAA
- the serA gene encoding phosphoglycerate dehydrogenase — MAKVSLEKDKIKILLLEGLHPSSVEVLQAAGYTNIEYHKGSLPEEELLEAVKDVHFIGIRSRTNLSQQVIDAAEKLVAIGCFCIGTNQVDLKAAATRGIPVFNAPFSNTRSVAELVLGQVLLLLRGIPEKNALAHRGIWKKSADNSYEARGKRLGIIGYGHIGTQLGIIAENLGMRVYFYDIENKLSLGNATQVHTMSELLNKCDVISLHVPETAGTKNMMGAEEFARMKPGSIFINAARGTVVDIEALCHSLEAGHLAGAAIDVFPTEPKTNADPFESPLQKFDNVILTPHVGGSTQEAQENIGVEVAGKLAKYSDNGSTLSSVNFPEVSLPEHRDCSRLLHIHQNRPGILTQINTIFAEEGINIAGQYLQTAADFGYVVIDVETERSEEALKKLKSIEGTIRARILH, encoded by the coding sequence ATGGCCAAAGTTTCACTGGAAAAAGATAAAATTAAAATCCTCTTGCTTGAAGGTCTACACCCATCATCTGTAGAAGTTCTTCAGGCTGCTGGCTACACCAATATTGAATACCACAAAGGCTCGCTTCCAGAGGAAGAGTTACTTGAAGCGGTGAAAGACGTTCACTTTATCGGTATTCGCTCGCGCACTAATCTATCTCAGCAAGTGATTGACGCAGCAGAGAAACTGGTTGCGATTGGCTGTTTCTGTATTGGTACCAACCAAGTTGATCTTAAAGCAGCGGCGACTCGCGGCATTCCAGTGTTTAACGCACCATTCTCAAACACGCGCAGTGTGGCAGAGCTGGTTCTTGGACAAGTCCTACTGCTGCTACGTGGTATCCCAGAGAAGAACGCTTTAGCGCACCGTGGCATTTGGAAGAAAAGTGCCGACAACTCATACGAAGCTCGCGGCAAGCGCTTAGGTATTATTGGTTACGGCCATATCGGTACTCAGCTAGGCATTATCGCTGAAAACCTTGGTATGCGTGTTTACTTCTACGATATTGAAAACAAGTTATCACTCGGTAACGCTACTCAAGTTCATACTATGAGTGAACTGCTGAATAAGTGTGATGTTATTTCGCTTCATGTTCCGGAAACGGCTGGAACCAAGAACATGATGGGCGCGGAAGAGTTTGCTCGAATGAAGCCAGGTTCAATCTTCATCAACGCTGCTCGCGGTACTGTGGTAGATATTGAAGCGCTATGCCACAGCCTAGAAGCAGGTCACCTTGCTGGCGCGGCAATTGACGTGTTCCCAACAGAGCCAAAAACAAACGCAGACCCATTTGAGTCACCACTGCAGAAGTTTGACAATGTTATCTTAACGCCTCACGTTGGCGGCTCAACTCAAGAAGCGCAAGAAAACATTGGTGTTGAAGTGGCTGGCAAGCTAGCTAAGTACTCAGATAACGGTTCTACCCTATCAAGTGTTAACTTCCCTGAAGTGTCACTGCCAGAGCACCGCGACTGTTCACGCTTACTACACATTCACCAAAACCGTCCGGGTATCCTGACGCAAATTAACACCATTTTTGCTGAAGAAGGGATTAACATCGCCGGTCAGTACCTGCAAACGGCCGCAGATTTCGGTTATGTGGTTATTGATGTGGAAACAGAGCGCTCAGAAGAAGCACTTAAGAAACTTAAGAGCATCGAAGGGACTATCCGCGCACGTATCCTGCACTAA
- a CDS encoding DUF1107 domain-containing protein, translated as MRLFKRYTPGMIAKHISRLFKGRIYIYGVGKFEFDNGKLILPEKAERKHFQAVKEINQEVMKLRCAYA; from the coding sequence ATGAGACTGTTTAAGCGCTATACACCAGGTATGATTGCTAAACACATTAGTCGGCTATTTAAGGGAAGGATCTACATTTACGGGGTTGGTAAGTTTGAATTTGATAATGGCAAGCTGATCTTGCCAGAAAAGGCTGAACGTAAGCACTTTCAAGCGGTAAAAGAAATTAATCAGGAAGTGATGAAACTCCGCTGCGCTTACGCATAA
- a CDS encoding FAD assembly factor SdhE gives MYTAEEKARIKWACRRGMLELDVVIMPFFEECFDALKDNEQQDFVSLLECDDPDLFTWIMGHGRSENLGHASMVDKIVAHNLSKVR, from the coding sequence ATGTATACCGCAGAAGAAAAAGCGCGTATCAAATGGGCATGTCGTCGAGGAATGCTAGAACTCGATGTTGTTATCATGCCTTTTTTTGAGGAATGTTTTGACGCCCTAAAAGATAATGAGCAACAGGACTTTGTGTCTTTGTTAGAATGTGATGATCCAGACTTGTTCACATGGATTATGGGTCATGGCCGTAGTGAGAATCTAGGTCATGCGTCTATGGTGGATAAGATTGTCGCACACAACCTCAGTAAAGTGCGCTAG
- a CDS encoding protein YgfX has translation MMLVFLIVVLSSIPLVASLVLIVVLIKSALTNDILLPSMQGEVEFTSPTTYKTAQGTERIRSVNFIGVAFGLLITRQDKKRFILWRDSMPEEDYRHLVVILKREH, from the coding sequence ATGATGCTGGTCTTTTTGATTGTGGTCTTATCATCTATTCCACTCGTCGCCTCTCTCGTCTTGATAGTTGTGCTTATCAAGAGCGCATTAACCAATGACATCTTGCTGCCGTCAATGCAGGGCGAAGTAGAATTTACCTCACCCACGACTTATAAAACGGCGCAAGGGACAGAGCGAATTCGCAGTGTTAATTTTATCGGTGTGGCTTTTGGTTTACTTATTACCCGCCAAGATAAGAAGCGATTTATTTTATGGCGTGATAGCATGCCTGAAGAAGACTATCGGCATTTAGTCGTGATACTAAAAAGGGAGCATTGA
- a CDS encoding 5-formyltetrahydrofolate cyclo-ligase: protein MTLSRQDFRKSIRQKRNQLSSDVQHLAGLDLVRQFSQLPELAQAQHIALYLTTDGELETMPLIEWLWQQGKKTYLPVIHPFSKGHLLFLHYDSSTPMVLNRYSIAEPKLDQTTILPAKSLDIICTPLVGFDSTGHRLGMGGGYYDRTLEPWFKTGQGPMPIGLAHDCQHVEKLPIESWDVPLPKIVTPTKIWQWD, encoded by the coding sequence ATGACGCTTTCCAGACAAGACTTCCGTAAAAGCATCCGCCAAAAACGCAACCAATTATCCAGTGATGTGCAACATCTCGCCGGTTTAGACTTGGTGCGACAATTTTCACAGCTACCTGAGCTCGCGCAAGCACAACATATTGCCTTGTACCTTACGACTGACGGTGAACTTGAAACCATGCCCCTCATTGAGTGGCTATGGCAGCAAGGTAAAAAGACTTACCTGCCCGTCATTCATCCTTTTTCCAAAGGTCACCTGTTGTTTCTACACTATGACAGCTCAACCCCTATGGTGCTCAATCGCTATTCAATTGCTGAACCTAAGCTTGATCAAACCACAATCCTGCCGGCAAAGTCTCTCGACATCATTTGCACGCCATTGGTCGGTTTTGACTCGACAGGCCATCGCCTTGGCATGGGTGGCGGGTATTACGACCGCACTTTAGAACCTTGGTTTAAGACAGGTCAAGGCCCTATGCCTATTGGCCTAGCGCATGATTGCCAACACGTCGAGAAACTACCTATCGAGTCTTGGGATGTCCCTTTACCTAAAATTGTGACTCCAACCAAGATTTGGCAATGGGATTAA
- a CDS encoding acetolactate synthase 3 large subunit produces the protein MAAMLSGAEMVVQSLIEENVEQIFGYPGGSVLDIYDALHAKTDQIKHVLVRHEQAATHMADGYARATGNPGVVLVCSGPGATNTITGIATAYMDSIPMIVISGNVPNNMIGNDAFQECDIVGVSRPVVKHSFLVKKAEDIPETVKKAFYIATTGRPGPVLIDLPKDVMNPQVKLPYEYPQSLSMRSYKPTTTGHKGQIKKGLKTLLEAKKPVLYVGGGAVISEAEQHLTKLAEALNLPVVSTLMGLGAFPGTHKNSLGMLGMHGVYEANMAMHNADLIFGVGVRFDDRTTNNLEKYCPDAKVMHIDIDPSSISKNVKADLPIVGSAEKVLESMVNLLEEQGSTNDQEALNRWWDEIQVWRERQCLSYETSPERIKPQQVIETLHKLTNGDAYVASDVGQHQMFAALYYPFNKPRRWINSGGLGTMGFGLPAGMGVKFAKPDEEVVVVTGDGSIQMNIQELSTAMQYDIPVKIINLNNRFLGMVKQWQDIIYQGRHSNSYMSSVPDFAAIAEAYGHVGIRIESPDQLEAGLKQALDMKDRLVFVDINVDETEHVYPMQIKGEGMDKMWLSKTERT, from the coding sequence ATGGCAGCAATGTTGTCCGGTGCAGAGATGGTTGTGCAATCTCTGATCGAAGAAAACGTTGAACAGATCTTTGGTTACCCAGGAGGCTCTGTTCTTGATATTTACGATGCGCTTCACGCTAAAACCGACCAAATCAAACACGTTCTAGTACGTCATGAGCAAGCCGCTACGCATATGGCTGATGGTTATGCACGTGCGACTGGCAACCCTGGCGTGGTGCTAGTCTGTTCAGGTCCTGGTGCAACTAATACCATCACAGGTATTGCGACCGCATACATGGACTCAATCCCAATGATCGTTATCTCAGGTAACGTGCCAAACAACATGATTGGTAACGACGCCTTCCAAGAGTGTGACATCGTTGGTGTATCTCGCCCAGTGGTTAAACACAGTTTCCTTGTTAAGAAAGCAGAAGATATTCCTGAAACAGTGAAGAAAGCTTTCTATATTGCCACTACCGGTAGACCTGGCCCAGTTTTGATCGACTTACCTAAAGATGTCATGAATCCTCAGGTAAAATTGCCATATGAATACCCGCAATCATTGTCGATGCGCTCATACAAACCGACAACTACTGGTCATAAAGGCCAGATCAAAAAAGGTCTTAAGACGCTTTTAGAAGCGAAGAAGCCAGTACTTTATGTTGGTGGTGGTGCGGTCATTTCTGAAGCTGAGCAGCATCTTACTAAACTGGCCGAAGCGCTAAACTTGCCAGTGGTCAGTACCTTAATGGGGCTTGGCGCGTTTCCAGGCACACATAAGAATTCTTTAGGCATGTTAGGTATGCACGGTGTGTATGAAGCTAACATGGCTATGCACAATGCAGATCTGATTTTTGGTGTCGGTGTTCGTTTTGATGACCGAACCACTAACAACCTAGAAAAGTACTGTCCTGATGCTAAAGTGATGCATATTGATATCGATCCTTCTTCGATTTCAAAGAACGTAAAAGCCGATCTTCCCATCGTAGGTTCGGCTGAGAAAGTCCTTGAGAGCATGGTTAACTTGCTAGAAGAGCAGGGCAGCACCAATGATCAAGAAGCATTGAATCGCTGGTGGGATGAGATTCAAGTGTGGCGTGAACGTCAATGCTTGTCTTACGAAACGTCTCCGGAGCGTATTAAACCGCAACAAGTTATTGAAACACTGCACAAACTGACCAATGGTGATGCTTACGTTGCCTCTGATGTAGGTCAGCACCAGATGTTTGCTGCGCTGTACTATCCATTCAACAAACCGCGTCGTTGGATCAATTCTGGTGGTCTTGGCACTATGGGCTTTGGCCTACCTGCGGGAATGGGTGTGAAATTCGCTAAACCAGACGAAGAAGTTGTTGTTGTTACCGGTGACGGTAGTATCCAGATGAACATTCAGGAGCTATCGACGGCAATGCAATACGATATTCCGGTTAAGATTATTAACCTCAACAACCGATTCTTAGGCATGGTAAAGCAGTGGCAAGACATTATTTACCAAGGTCGACACTCTAACTCTTACATGAGTTCTGTTCCTGATTTTGCAGCTATCGCAGAAGCATATGGACATGTGGGGATTCGCATTGAGTCACCAGATCAGCTTGAGGCTGGTTTGAAGCAAGCGCTAGATATGAAAGATAGATTGGTGTTTGTAGATATCAATGTTGATGAAACAGAGCATGTATACCCAATGCAGATCAAAGGCGAAGGCATGGACAAAATGTGGTTAAGCAAGACGGAGAGAACTTAA
- a CDS encoding aminoacyl-tRNA deacylase, whose translation MTDPISTHITQYLEAQQVQFRLLPHQTPATTIEDAAKQRGIRPEQMVKSIVLRDMSNRYAIACAPGNKAVDPKKVRALLEWRRMTCVSMEEVASLTGYKIGTVVPLLLRTPMVIVFDQQLLAEPEVTISSGSNMAGIALSCDDLIQLSQPIIGNICRD comes from the coding sequence ATGACTGATCCTATCTCAACCCATATTACGCAATATCTAGAAGCGCAGCAGGTTCAGTTTCGCCTGCTGCCGCACCAGACTCCTGCGACAACCATAGAAGATGCGGCAAAGCAGCGAGGGATTAGACCAGAACAGATGGTTAAATCTATTGTGCTGCGTGATATGAGTAACCGCTACGCGATTGCCTGCGCCCCAGGAAACAAAGCGGTCGACCCGAAGAAAGTCCGTGCGCTGTTAGAATGGCGCCGGATGACCTGTGTATCTATGGAAGAGGTGGCGAGCCTGACTGGGTACAAGATTGGCACCGTTGTCCCTTTGCTACTGCGCACACCAATGGTAATTGTATTCGACCAGCAACTTTTGGCAGAGCCTGAAGTCACGATAAGCAGTGGCTCAAATATGGCTGGCATCGCCTTGAGTTGTGACGATCTTATTCAACTCAGCCAGCCTATTATTGGCAATATCTGCCGCGACTAA
- the zapA gene encoding cell division protein ZapA, whose amino-acid sequence MSNQAVEVEILGKLTRVNCPAGQEESLIKAAERLEERLQDMSAKTKITNEVQLLTFVALNFCHELEARDSNSKQEQDAMFERMELLSASLDSAISKVKPGQQ is encoded by the coding sequence ATGAGTAATCAAGCGGTAGAAGTTGAAATCTTAGGCAAACTCACTCGGGTAAATTGTCCGGCAGGGCAAGAAGAGTCATTGATTAAAGCCGCAGAGCGTCTTGAAGAACGTTTACAAGACATGTCAGCCAAAACCAAGATTACTAATGAAGTTCAACTTTTGACCTTTGTTGCGTTAAACTTTTGTCATGAGCTTGAAGCTCGTGATAGTAATTCTAAGCAGGAACAAGATGCCATGTTTGAGCGAATGGAACTCCTTTCGGCATCACTAGACAGCGCGATTAGTAAAGTAAAGCCAGGACAGCAATAA
- the ubiH gene encoding 2-octaprenyl-6-methoxyphenyl hydroxylase — protein MKQFDVVIAGGAMAGMTLALAINKLAPQPLSVAVIEPFQVDHAAHPGFDSRSIALSYGTVAILKQLGLWPEIAKVATPIEHIHVSDRSHAGMTDITTEEVGVDALGYVVELADVGRIYHQQVEQDNNVTVLHAAVEQVERSEEKVSITLSDSNLVEGKLLVAADGAISTCCEQIGIELNEHDFEQIAVIANISAQAPHNGRAFERFTESGPVALLPMSQGRMSLVWCVRPDKAQQIINYSDEQFLSELQQAFGWRLGKLQKVGQRASYPLLLRYREQNVSHRFAIVGNAAQTLHPIAGQGFNLGIRDVATLAESIAQSSDDPGSYCTLKQFKNARRDDRHATIAMTSALVHIFSNDYLSLRVGRNLGLFGMDNLPMLKTPLLRRTLGLVAR, from the coding sequence ATGAAGCAGTTTGATGTGGTGATTGCTGGTGGTGCGATGGCGGGAATGACGCTGGCCCTTGCAATCAATAAGCTTGCTCCGCAACCTTTGTCTGTTGCTGTCATTGAGCCGTTTCAAGTCGATCACGCGGCTCATCCGGGTTTTGACTCACGCTCGATTGCACTGTCCTACGGTACGGTTGCGATTTTAAAGCAGCTTGGCTTGTGGCCAGAGATTGCGAAGGTGGCAACGCCCATTGAACATATTCATGTTTCTGATCGCTCTCACGCGGGTATGACGGACATTACTACTGAAGAAGTGGGCGTTGATGCTTTGGGTTACGTCGTTGAACTTGCCGATGTGGGGCGTATTTACCATCAGCAAGTCGAGCAAGATAACAATGTTACAGTCCTACACGCCGCGGTTGAGCAAGTCGAGCGCAGTGAAGAGAAGGTCTCAATTACGTTAAGTGATAGCAATCTTGTTGAAGGAAAGCTTTTGGTTGCCGCTGATGGTGCGATCTCCACTTGTTGTGAGCAAATCGGTATAGAGCTTAACGAGCATGACTTTGAACAGATTGCTGTGATCGCCAATATTAGTGCTCAGGCACCTCATAATGGGCGAGCATTTGAGCGTTTTACTGAGTCAGGGCCTGTGGCGTTATTGCCTATGTCACAAGGGCGGATGTCCTTGGTATGGTGTGTAAGACCTGACAAAGCGCAACAGATCATCAACTATAGCGACGAGCAGTTTCTGTCAGAACTGCAACAGGCTTTTGGTTGGCGACTCGGCAAATTACAAAAAGTGGGTCAACGAGCGAGTTACCCTTTGCTATTGCGTTACAGAGAGCAAAATGTCTCGCACCGCTTTGCCATTGTTGGCAATGCAGCTCAAACTCTACATCCGATTGCTGGCCAAGGGTTTAACTTGGGAATTCGTGACGTCGCGACGTTAGCAGAAAGCATTGCTCAATCCAGTGACGATCCTGGAAGCTATTGCACTCTGAAACAGTTTAAGAACGCTCGTCGTGATGATCGTCATGCAACCATCGCAATGACCTCAGCCTTAGTGCATATTTTCTCTAACGATTACCTATCACTGCGTGTTGGTCGAAATCTTGGGTTGTTCGGTATGGATAACCTGCCCATGCTTAAGACTCCTTTGTTAAGAAGAACATTAGGTTTAGTGGCTCGCTAG
- the ilvN gene encoding acetolactate synthase small subunit, whose protein sequence is MRHIISLLMENQPGALSRVVGLFSQRAYNIESLTVSPTDDETLSRLNITTISDDMELEQIQKQLNKLIDVLKVQEVSELDHIERELMMVKVKASGFSRAEVKRTADIFRGQIVDVTASQYTVQMAGTSEKLDAFIQALSEVTEVIEVARSGVVGIARGERALKP, encoded by the coding sequence ATGAGACACATTATTTCACTACTAATGGAAAACCAACCCGGTGCACTTTCTCGCGTGGTTGGCCTTTTCTCTCAGCGCGCTTACAACATTGAATCTCTGACCGTTTCACCAACCGATGATGAAACCTTATCGCGCCTGAACATTACCACTATTTCAGACGATATGGAGCTAGAGCAGATCCAGAAGCAATTAAACAAGCTGATTGATGTGCTTAAAGTTCAAGAGGTCTCTGAGCTTGACCATATTGAACGCGAATTGATGATGGTAAAAGTAAAGGCGAGTGGATTCTCTCGCGCGGAAGTTAAGCGTACAGCCGATATTTTCCGTGGACAGATTGTTGATGTCACAGCCTCTCAGTACACAGTACAAATGGCGGGTACTAGCGAGAAACTTGATGCCTTTATTCAGGCACTGTCGGAAGTGACAGAAGTGATTGAAGTAGCGCGAAGCGGCGTTGTGGGCATTGCTCGTGGTGAGCGTGCTCTAAAACCTTAA
- the ygfZ gene encoding tRNA-modifying protein YgfZ, with the protein MDWQKEFAPLQLASSDALPQLSVALLPSWSAITMFGDDKKSYLQGQVTCDVVTLDEQDSTFGAHCDAKGKVWSAFRLFHHNGGYAMFQPASIIDKELTELKKYAIFSKVEIKQTEDIALGLMGDSATSFIDSLSSQTGDVRSIDGGTAVKIDQQRWLLLMEQSSAEQLVATLQAEKVSEELWTLHDIQAGLPLLNAEQQNEHIPQALNIQALGGISFTKGCYTGQETVARAKYRGINKRALFIVKGDAEAAIDANAELERAVGENWRSAGKIIASYRYSDNKALALVVLPNNLEADTQLRLKEQPNSEWAFSALPYSLEDND; encoded by the coding sequence ATGGACTGGCAGAAAGAGTTTGCTCCCCTACAACTAGCGTCAAGCGATGCACTTCCTCAACTTTCAGTTGCGTTACTCCCATCATGGAGTGCGATCACAATGTTTGGCGATGACAAAAAATCCTACCTTCAAGGCCAAGTGACTTGTGACGTAGTGACATTAGATGAGCAAGACTCTACCTTTGGCGCCCACTGTGATGCTAAAGGTAAGGTATGGAGTGCATTTCGACTGTTTCACCACAACGGCGGCTACGCCATGTTTCAGCCTGCCTCTATTATCGATAAAGAGCTGACCGAGCTGAAAAAGTATGCGATTTTTTCTAAGGTAGAAATCAAGCAAACAGAAGATATCGCGCTAGGGCTAATGGGCGATTCTGCAACAAGCTTTATTGACTCTCTTTCATCCCAAACTGGTGATGTGCGCTCTATTGACGGTGGCACTGCGGTTAAAATTGACCAACAGCGTTGGCTACTCTTAATGGAACAATCTAGCGCCGAGCAATTGGTCGCGACTCTTCAAGCAGAGAAAGTGTCCGAAGAGCTTTGGACGTTACACGACATTCAAGCGGGCTTACCACTACTCAATGCCGAGCAGCAAAATGAACACATTCCACAAGCTCTAAACATTCAAGCGCTTGGGGGAATTAGCTTTACCAAAGGTTGTTATACAGGCCAAGAGACTGTCGCTCGCGCTAAATATCGCGGTATCAACAAGCGTGCACTGTTTATCGTTAAAGGCGATGCTGAAGCGGCGATTGACGCTAACGCAGAGCTAGAGCGAGCAGTCGGTGAAAACTGGCGTAGCGCGGGCAAAATTATTGCTAGCTACCGCTACAGCGACAATAAAGCGTTGGCTCTGGTTGTCTTGCCTAACAACCTAGAAGCAGATACTCAACTGCGCTTAAAAGAGCAACCTAACAGCGAATGGGCATTTTCGGCACTGCCATACTCGCTAGAAGATAATGACTGA